aaaaaaatatattaatacaataacttaaactattaaataaaattttaggatatgatttatattattttctaatatttttataattttacaagagTAACttgtcttttcattttaattttcatccccacaatatttttatatcaattctctgttatattttttaaataaattttctttaaagttAAAATGTGCAAGTGtcctttgattttgttaaagttatcttaacaaattaaaaaaaatatctttgtttcttgaatagttttaaatatgattttgatgAAATCCATTTATAAATTgacatgaatttcttttttctttttctttttagtctAAGTCTTGATTTCATAAATAGATTTCCCCTATATTGTAatgattttgttaatatttttatgaactaGATCACTTTTTATGACACCATAACAAACTCGGATTCAATAGTCTTTGTGGCATATTATTCACTCTAGTGACATATTTTCAAACCttattatatttagatttttaaagttttatttggaTTGCCCTTTGCGGCTCTTtggtcttaaaatttttaaatttgattgttcTTTACAACATTGTGGTTCTTAAACCTTAAagtatttatcataaaaaaaacaataacaaaaattattgttcTTGGGATTGAAAGCATATTGTTCTTGAAAttgaaagctatttttttttaatcacaatcattatttgaaatttttgacTTTATCATGGGAgaatttctaaatttaattaaaaaaactcttttacaTGTAATAGAAATTATATCATCAATTATGTACTTCCTATGCTACAGAGAAGAGAATGTTAAtataaacatttaattaatcattatttaaaCATGTTATTTGTTCAAGAGCATATCTTCtcctttaaacaaaacaaagaaaatcaggAGCTTGTCTACctaaataactttataatttatttaaaaatcgaAATGACAGCTAAAGCATAACAATGttcttttcactttttcctaaaaacaattattaatgtCTTTCTTTAGTTTGACAggatttctatattttaaaagatgaagtaTTGACCGCATTATTCATTGTAGGGCAGTCTTTACTTTATCTACGCAATAATTGCCTCGAGTGATAGACACACACTGATATAATTCAGTACTGAAAAGTATATCCCGtggataatattataaaattagataataaatatgaaaaacaattatagcaGATAAAACgtgaatatattttaacaattattCTTTGGTTGGTTGGTAGGAACAGCTAAATAAtcatccattaaaaaaacatgatggaAAAATCAAACAGACACAAACATGTGaatgctatgaaagaaactggGCAAAAATACTTACTTGCccttacaatttattttcttaagccTAGGTCAAAGGGTATTTTATTCATTGTTGGTCCTTTTGTTCTTATTGAGGTGGGGCAaggataatttgattttttaacaaatgaaaaaaattaaaaaaaaattgttgatacATACATTAACTGCTTCattgtctttgaacatcatGTATGACTGATTCTAGGGCTAAAAAAGCCATTCTAGGATGACATAAGTTTTGTTTCAACATCTCTTCTGTTATTTTCTTCATGGATATATATTTAGAAACCGTTTGATAATGAGTTTGAACCTGTGTTTgtagaaattttgaatttttttttactaaaattgagtttggtttgtactttttggatcgttttgatgtgctgatattaaaaataatttttaaaaaataaaaaaatatcattggcatgtatttcgatacgaaaagttatttgaaaagctaccgctaccacactgccaaacacactcttaatgtGCACTTAAAAAAACTCTGGTTTGGCgtgagtaattattttttttttctttcttgatgttTGTgctatacttttattttttcaagtcaatccttaaacttctcttttttatttagttcttattttttaattataattttttatttaaaaaataattcattgaatTAGATTCtgattttattctcattcttgtTTTGACACACACTGATATAATTCAGTACTGAAAAGGTATGTCCCGTGCCTGtggataatattataaaattggataataaatatgaaaaacaattacagcagataaaaagtgaatatattttaacaattattCTTTGGTTGGTTTGTCGGTAGGAACAGCTAAATAAtcatccattaaaaaaacatgatggaAACATCAAACAGTCACAAACACGTGAATGCtatgaaagaattaaaaagaaaagtagtTTAAACTAATAGTTGGGTTAGGATCATCCTTTGAAATGATATCTTTTTggcattttaaaattgattagagacatgataaaaaaaattattttattttttcatgttaaaattacattaataccattaaaaaaaaaatatttgtctatggtatattttttttgttttgctgtggaaattaaaattattatattatctttggaattttaaaaaaattaaaatgaaaatgaggcttttttttttcttttcatttttataagtACATTAAAAGACTGACTTGCccttacaatttattttctaaagttgGGTCAGAGGGTATTTTATTCACTGCTtgtctttttgttgttattgaGGTGGGGTAAGggtaatttgatttaaaaaaaaataaaaagaaattaaaaaaattattgatgtaCACATCAACTGCTTCACTGTCTTCAAACATGGTGTGCAACTAATTCTAAAGCCAAAAAAGCCATTCTGGTATAATATAAGTTTTATCTCGATGTCTTCTTCATGAATATGTGATttgtttaagaattttaatttggcgcgacatctatttttttcttttccctttcttttttggtgtttgtgcCATGCCCTTGATTTTTCAAGTCAAcccctaaactttttttttttaatttaatctttgttttttggctataattttttttaaaaaataattcattgaattagattcttgttttgatttcatcctcatttgatttattttttttgtcaaatttagttcttattttttaaattgatattttttttataatctaaaataatttttagagttacgtttttttttattccaccatttataaatttatttcctattaaattttatccctattctttttaattattgttttttgctttgagaaatttattaaacttattttttaaataaattttattattgagttaaatataattgatttattaactATAGATAAATGttcatttcattttgttttatttggtttgCTTTTATGAAATGCTGCTCTAGCAATCCATGCTCTAGACTTTTACAAATTTGAACCATCtaaataagcttttttttttttgtatgatggATGATGTTCATAAAAGAGCgacaaataaattcttaacaatcttttctgttttttctgggTATGATAACGAtagctattttattttaattaattattatcacatattttttattgtttatttgctattattgtttataatttaaataagattattaaaTTACCCAGTACGGACCTAGACAAGATAATGACTTTCGTattacatttttcttatttcttttaaaaatactatcttgtctaattattatttttctatactattttttttttttttttttttttttaccagcgTGCAGTATAGCAGAAGTCACGAACCTAATCCTGGCTATAAATGGGAGACTAGAGTAACCTTATCTCACAACTCAAGGCAAGCACTAAAAAGCTTAGCGTATTGCATAACAATGAAGAAGCTCTTGGGAATGGTGCTTGTCCTCCTTCTTTTCCATTCCTTCCTCTCTTTGGCTTCGGCCTCGCAAACTCCTACCGTCATTATCATTGGAGCTGGAATGTCAGGTTCTCATATCTTCAAAATTACCAAAAatggctctctctctctctctctctctctatatatatatatatatatatatatatatatatatatatatatgcatgtttttttcCCTGTATTTAGGCGCACACATCATGGGGGTAAAACACTTTCAGTGtccatataattttgtttttgggtgaAAGACCTGCATGGTTTTTACACGAACTACTTTGTATGGTTGgcctttttatttaatcttggtTAACATTTCAGGAATTTCAGCAGCAAAAACACTTCATGATGCTGGCATACGTGATATCTTGATACTAGAAGCAACAAACAGGATTGGCGGCCGTGTGATGAAGACCCAATTTAGTGGATATGCAGTAGAAATGGGTGCCAACTGGCTTTTTGGTGGGGGGCCTGTTCATAATCCTGTATTGGAAATGGCCAAGAAAGTCAAGCTCAAAACCTCCCTTAATGACTATGATAATCTTACATCAAATACCTATAAACAAGAGTAATTGAATTCAACAACTCTTCTTTGGTgttcttcttttcttaaaaaccatcatcttaattaattactgACATTAATGACACACCATTCGTAACATCTTTTCCACTGATCTCCGCAGTGGTGGCCTATACCCAAAAAAATTGGTGGAGGCTGTGGACAAAGTTGCTGTAGCCAGGGATGACTTCTGTGCAGAGTTCTCGACCCTTCTTACAAAAAAAGTCAAGAAGGATGTTGACATCTCAATATTGGCGGGGCAGCGTCTATTCAAACAGTAAGCGCTAGTAATTTCATACattgattaagtttttttttttttgagtaaatTAACTGAGTAATGGACATGGCTGTAGGGAGCCGAAAACCCCACTAGAAATGGTGGTAGACTACTACCACAATGACTACGAAGATGGAGAACCACCAAAAATGACAAGTTTGAAGCACACATACCCCCGGAATGAGTTCGTCGACCATGGAGAGGATCCGTACTTTGTAGCAGATCCCAGGGGTTTTGAGATTGTAGTACAATATCTTGCTAAGCAGTTCTTGTCTTCTTTGAAGGGCGACCCCAGACTCAAGCTAAATAAGGTAACCTCTTAGCACATCTTGCTGGGATCTAATGTACTCGGTTAATATAGGTAGCTGAGCTCGCTATATCATGCAAGGCACTAAATCCTGATGTAGATTTGTGCTTTAAACACCATTTCAGGTAGTTAGAGAGATAATATACTCGAAGAATGGAGTTGCAGTCAAAACTGAAGATGGTTCCATTTACAAAGCTAAGTATGTTATTGTCTCTGTAAGCGTTGGAGTCCTCCAAACTGACCTCATTGATTTCAGGCCTAAGTTACCTGTGAGTGTGCATGATtattggtttcttttcttttctttcttgatttttttttattgagagatCTTCTTTTTCAATCTTCACGAGATATTCAAATCAATTTCCTTTCTAACTTTTATGGATAtccttattttcattttggtatTTCCAGTACTGAATCTTATCTTGAATATGAATCAGCTATGGAAAAGGCTTGCAATATCCGATTTTAGCATGACCATTTACACCAAGATATTCCTAAAATTTCCTTACAAGTTCTGGCCAACTGGTCCTGGAACTGAGTTCTTCCTTTACACGCATGCCAGGCGCGGGTACTATCCACTTTGGCAGGTACTAACTAACATGTACATCTAAGTTAGTAGCTAGCTGTTTTGCAATAAATTCATCCTAGCTCCACATTTATGGTGTCTTGATGTTTTTCTCTTTATGCAGCATCTAGAGAATGAATATCCAGGATCGAACATTTTGTTTGTGACTGTAACCGCTGAAGAATCAAGAAGGGTAGAGCAATTATCAGACCAGGAAGTTGAAGCAGAGGTCATGGTTGTCCTGAAAACGTTGTTCGGTAACAAAATTCCTAAGCCAGAAGACGTACTTGTACCTAGATGGGGCTTAAACAGATTCTACAAGGGCAGCTATTCCAATTGGCCTGACAAGTACGACCAAAACCGCCACGACCAGTTAGGGGTGAGCCTAAAATTAGCAAATTCAATTTCCTAATATTGATGTAAGAAGAAGCAATTCCAGAACCATAGCTAGAAATACTTTGTCTTTTACAGGATCCTGTTGGTCCAGTTTACTTCACCGGGGAGCATAATAGCAACAAATACATAGGATATGTCACTGGTGCTTACTTTACAGGTTCGATCTCCCTAAACACCCAAATATGCTTTCTCATTTCGTGTATTGTGCTAACAATATGAGCTTTACCGaccttgatttttgttcttggaTGGTAGGTATTGACACAGCAAACGATTTGCTCGGATGCATGAAGAACCAAACTTGCAGAGGCTATAATAGCCAGCATTTGTAAGAGAGAAGCTTCACCAAGAGACCAGTGCTCCTAGGTTCTGAATTAGGGTACATATCTGCATTTTCTGTTTAATTGTTAAGGAAATATGTGCAAAGTACAAAGAGTTTCACAATTTGTACAATCGTTTATGTAGGTGAAGATGGATCAGGAGGATCAGTAGCAGGAATAAAATCTAGAGGGTGGAGAACCTGCATTACAACATGCATCAAcctgtttttgagtttttgctATATGTCCCATCCATGATATGTTTGGATTTCCATGTCGAGGaatgaagatttcaattttgtGATCTTGCTTGacaacatttaataaaaataaaaataaacaaaggcTAGGACATCAAAGGGCATGTGGCAAGTGTGCTTAATTTAACCTTTTCTCCTCACAAAGTGGATCACGCTCATTCCTTACAGGATCCGAGCAATTGAGCACGGTTCCTCGGTAAAACACAACCCATTTTTTAGAATCTTATTATATCGTTGTTTTACTAAGAAATTAGGAGTTGGCGTGCGCTAGGAATTGCTTGTCTACCTCAAAGACAAGAGGAAAAGTACAAGACAAGGGTCAGAGAATATTCCCTCCtctaattatcaaaatatatcaCAAATTTTCAAGTCTCAGCGTGTATACCTGTCATTGTCATCCTCGCGGTGTTTTATAtactcactgggtttgcaggatgttcaatgaACTGTGAAATTGGCCCGGACATCcacgtaaaaaaaataaaaaaaaataaataaataaataaaaaagttaggaCATCAAAGGGCATGTGGCAAGTGTGCTTAATTTAACCTTTTGTCCTCACAAAGTGGATCACGCTCATTCCTGACAAGATCCGAGCAATTGAGCACGGTTCCTCGGTAAAACACAACCCATTTTTTAGAATCTTATTATATCGTTGTTTTACTAAGAAATTAGAAGTTGGCGTGCGCTAGGAATTGCTTGTCTACCTCAAAGACAAGACAAGGGTCAGAGAATATTCCCTTCtctaattatcaaaatatatcacaaattcaaaacataacaccTTCCTCTCAAACAAAATGACGGATTTAACAGCACTCCGCCAGCATCAGGATTCAGGCCAATGCCGCTGTAAGACCCCCGTGAGTCACGGCACGTGCACCCTGTTGTCGTTAGACAGCAAGTCTTGCGTCCTGGTCAAAGGAGTGATCTTACCATAATGCTTAATGTTCTCAAACGAgtggattttcttttattgattttcggATCGAAAAAAGAAGGTGCCTTTTAATCCCTCTAGAAGctaatcaatattaattagagGCCCTTTATTTGTGGAATACTCTAGCACAGTTGGCTTTCAAAcgttaaaaaattgattttgaccGTACCAGTTGTTTGTTTAtatcttttcaaaatgttttttaaaaattaatttttattttatttttttatttaaattaatattttttttgatatttttagatgattttaatgtattgatattaaaaataattttttaaaaataaaaaataatattattttgatatatttctaaaattttactTGGTTCATCTTGTAATGTTTTCACCAACTTGATTGAATATCAAGTATTTATTGCTTGAAGTGTTAAAAAATTGTTCAGTTTCAAATTTCCTTACGATTTTCTTAGAACTGCAATCTTTTCTAAGAACCATCTCCATTCTCCCATGTGACTATTAAACATTTGATTGTGTCAACAGCTGTTGAGAATAATactctaattttttgaaaaattaaagtcaTAAAAAAAGCCCAaactccatattaaaaaaaaaaagtcttttaattgacatgttttaataaaactcaactcTCTAAAAAACTTTATCCcgcaatgaaaagaaaattttttttcctagtgtttatacttttaaaaaattaattttttgcaaaCTGAAATTTGAATTGAACTTGGTCCATGAAGAGTTATTTCTTCCAATTCATTGTTTATTTAGTCcattcaataaatattaatagtctcttctaaaagttttttctagaAATCTGAACAATTTTTCAActcaaaaaatttagatttataacaattatgtttatatttaattattgatttataatgGATAATCACAGGTTGATCATAATGAGAATTAATTGTGATTATTAccataattaattctttaactttttagttttcaaaaccCACAATAAAAAGAAGGGTGGAGGAAGAgttcaaaaatagtttttagcatctttaaaatttaagatataatgtaactctcttttaattttaaactttttctctctctctctctctcacgcacaaacacccacacacacacacatatatatagacacactatatgttttaatttataaccttttggtttgtttatagcattattgttttttttttaatttagaaggttgctatattttttttgctataaagttataatttatcttctacaattataatttatgcaatttatttGATTCTCTTTGAATTGTTGcatgatatatatatctttttttagtttatatatgttCTTGTCAACTTGTTGGTATAATCATGTATTtagtctttcttttttaaacatATTGTTTTGACACAATGCATGTTTTTCttgaactaaaataaacaaaagagtttattttttatcttgtataatttaactatttttgtttatcaagttgctatattacaattattattttttataatactttcTTATTAtggaatcaaaatatttatttataaatattattggatattgtttttataatatta
The sequence above is drawn from the Populus alba chromosome 15, ASM523922v2, whole genome shotgun sequence genome and encodes:
- the LOC118052009 gene encoding polyamine oxidase 1 codes for the protein MKKLLGMVLVLLLFHSFLSLASASQTPTVIIIGAGMSGISAAKTLHDAGIRDILILEATNRIGGRVMKTQFSGYAVEMGANWLFGGGPVHNPVLEMAKKVKLKTSLNDYDNLTSNTYKQDGGLYPKKLVEAVDKVAVARDDFCAEFSTLLTKKVKKDVDISILAGQRLFKQEPKTPLEMVVDYYHNDYEDGEPPKMTSLKHTYPRNEFVDHGEDPYFVADPRGFEIVVQYLAKQFLSSLKGDPRLKLNKVVREIIYSKNGVAVKTEDGSIYKAKYVIVSVSVGVLQTDLIDFRPKLPLWKRLAISDFSMTIYTKIFLKFPYKFWPTGPGTEFFLYTHARRGYYPLWQHLENEYPGSNILFVTVTAEESRRVEQLSDQEVEAEVMVVLKTLFGNKIPKPEDVLVPRWGLNRFYKGSYSNWPDKYDQNRHDQLGDPVGPVYFTGEHNSNKYIGYVTGAYFTGIDTANDLLGCMKNQTCRGYNSQHL